The genomic DNA TTCAACTTGCGCATTTATATCATGATTAAAACTAAAAGTCTAACCTCACTAAGATAAAGAAGGCTTTCCCCGGTGCGGGGGAGCgtttgggagcagaggggagTACCCGGGGCACGGCTGCGCCGCGGCGGGATGCTCCTGGTGCGACTGAACTAAATGAGCCGGCGCTGGACTCGTTTCACgcctcacctgctcctcctcgATGCCCCAGTTAGGAAATTAAGCTGGATGAGTTTAGGGTATCAGGGGCTGCCCTTGCTCCCGCACTCCTGCTATTTTGGGTGCTGCCATGGTTGTGGTTCCTGCCAGAAAcggggctctgcaggagggggagcATCATCCCGCCGCTTCCCTcgggagagaagggagggaaactTTTTCgggagctgcctgtgctgcagagGTGTGGGGATGGCGGAGCTCGCTCCATCCCGGGTGTAGCAGGGGTGCGATGGAGGTGTCGGGGCACTGCACCCTGGTGGAGCCGGGGGCTCTGGGCCATGCTGGAGTATCCTTCCCTCCCGACTCCCCGTTGCCGCTGCCAGGCTGACGCCTCTGGGCTCTGTCCCTGTGCTGTTGCCGGGGCTAATAATACCCGGGAGGAGGCGGCGTGCTGCTGGCAGCGCCTCTGTCCTGAGCCCACTCCGGGGAGCGATGCTTTCCCCGAGCTCGTCCTCCCACGGCCGCCTGCTCCTGCCCGCTGTCCCCGCAGGCACGTGCccggggctgctgccgcctctgCCTGGTGCCCGGGTGCCTGCCGCCGGCACAGCCCGGCTGTCTGACAGCTGTCCCGGTGCCCTCCCCTATATCCCGCCAGCCCCAGTCGGGCTCAGCTCTCCCCACAGCTTCACATGGGGGTGATGCAAATACCTCCATTATTTCTGCATCTACACCCAACGGCGTCAACTCAGCTACCTTCGtttatttctgttccttaaaCATGGGCGTTTGCACTGGATTTTCtcattttggggggggaaaagaaactCTCCTTGAAACAGGGTTGTTGGTTGCAAACTGGGTTTTTACCCATTTCTCGCTGAGCCCCTTCCCCCAACCCGTGTTGGTGCCTGTGGGGAGACCAAAAACGTGCTGGGTCCCGCGGGAAGGAGCTCTGCGCAGGGCTTGCTCCGGAGGGAGGGCGCTCCGagcgggctgggggagcagcaggagctccAGCTCTGAAATAAGCCCCCTTTGAAGTCTGGGATGTCACTTAATCTCACCGCTTTGTTGAGGTTTGTTCCATTTTATGTGTCTGCTAATAAATATTGTAGCGTGCTAAAAATAACCGTTAAACATGAGGAAAGAAGTAAAGCTGCTTTGGGCCCAGAATTTCCAGTTTAATTCCCTTCTTAGGGAAGCTCAGACTTTATGAAACTGGTTTAGCAGTGCCTGGTCCCCACGGCTGCTTGTGGCTTTTCGGTGTGGTGCTGCCATCCCGGGGAAGAGCCGGCGGCGATGAGGCGTTGCAGGGCAGGACAGCGATGGGTGGGAGAGATGCCCCTCTCGGAGGCTTGGTGGACGCTCTCCCGGTGCCACATCAAGGGTGGAAGCTCCTTGCGGAGGAGCTGGGGACATCCTGAGGACATTGAGGGAGGAGAAAGTGGCTGTTTTCAGGGCGATGGGGACATCAGGGATGCTGATGGTGTGgcccaggagcagccctgtggcCCCCAGCGTTGCTCTGAAGCCCTCCCGGGTGCCACGGTGGCATCGCAGGGGTCAGCCTGAGTGGCCGGGTTACCCCGCTCAGCCCCGGCTGCTGCTTCCATGCCCCATATGACGCTGGCAAAGCCCCGCGTGGCCCAGCCGTGCTGGCAGAAGTTCTGTTGGTAGAGCAGGAGCCGGTGCCAGCAGAGGAGCCTCCTGCTGCTGCGTCTGCGGCGTCTCCGCCTGGCGCTGGCAGGGGCCCCGGCATCTGCGCAGCCCCAGGGTTGCGGCATCGAGGAGCGGCCACCCCGGCAGTCCCCTCGCTGCTTGCGGCCGGGCAGGGAGTGCTGTGCCAGCGTGCAGCACTGCCCCGGCAcagtccccgtgtccccagcaccGCTTACCCTGCGGCTGACCGGCAAATGCAAACTGAAAGCGCTGCCGGTAGTTTCAGCATTGGCGATGGTTCACGTGTGGCCCCCGGCTCTCggcggcacagccctgcccgtCCTCGCAGGCAGCGGTGATTCGGCAGAGGGGGTGCCGGAGGTGTTCAGCCTGGGCGGTTTGTGCGCTGCGGTGGCTGGCCGGGAcaggcagggggctgcggggggctgtTGCCAGCCCTGGGCGGTCGGGGCGAGAGCCTCGGCGGGGCTGTGGTGCCCGTTTGGTGAGAGGGCGGCTGCTCGCGGTACAGCTCGTCCCGCCGCCCGCGCGGCTGCCAGCCCACGCGTGAGTCAGCGCCTCTGCGTGGGGGGGCTCCGATGAATAAGGGCGGGTTGGAGGGGCCGCGCAGGCACACGTGCGCCTGTCCTCTGCTGGGGGGCCTCCCTGCAAGCCCCCCAGCCGCCCCATGGCTGCACCGCTGGCCCCTCTCCGGAGGATGCCgcagcatcccctgccccgcGCTCGGTGGGCGAAGCGGTGAAGGCAGCCatctctctgctcctcttcctcttctaGTACATCGAAGCCATCAGCAACAAGCAAGGCGAGCTGGAAAACTATGTCTCCGACGGCTACAAGACGGCCCTTACGGAAGAGAGGAGACGGTTCTGCTTCCTGGTAGAGAAACAGTGCGCGGTAGCGAAGAGCGCGATCACCTACCACGCCAAGGTGAGTCGGTCCCACCGGAGACGCCAGTCTCTGCGGGTCCCCGGCACCGGGTGGCTGCTCCTGTCACGAGCCATTGCCTATGGAGCAGGCTGAGATCCTGAAAGCCGCAGCTGGTGCAGCCCGTGCGGCTCGGGGGGCAGAAGTTGGGAGGCTATACCAGTGGGTCACCCATGGACGAGGTACCCTGAGAGTGTTCCTGGGCTGGGAGAGGCGGAGCTGTGCGCCCTGAGGAGGGGGCTCATCTCCCGTGGGTGCTGCTCTGCGTTTCAAAGCAGCttctggctgcaggagctggatgGGACCAACGGCGCTTTGCTGGCGTGGCGGGGGtgagggcagagcctggcagcGCATCCCACCCTCTGGCTCGCCCAGGCGGTGCCGGCCCCTGCGTGGTGCGACTTCACCGGCGTGAAAGAGCTCGCGGCGGGTGGACGGGGCTGAGTTTACCTCTCCCGCGTGTCGTGGTCACCGCGGTCTgagggctctgccccggctgAGGCTGGTCAGGGTCCTGCTGCATCAGCTGGCGAGttgcaaaagcagaagaaacGCAAAGCAGCGACGTTCCCGCTTGGAGTCGGAGCAGCGCTGCCCGCCTGGCAAAGCTCACCCCAGCCTTGGCCTTACCCCTGGCCTTAGCAAAGGTGGGGATTAAACCGGAGACAaacctgtgctccagacccctcttGACCCTTTCTGGGCAGCCCACATCCcctgggccgggggctggagctgctgcctgccagcctggAGAGCGGTGGCCCCCTGCGCTGGTCCGGAGCGGAATCCATCCGGATGAGGGCTGGGAACACCAGCACTGCTCCCGCAGCCTCCTGCTCCCGTTCTGGTTGTTCCCCACCGCCACCCCCTGTCGCTCACAGCACCCATCTGTCGCCGCCGCGCTTGGCAccaaggagcaggagaaggagctTGGATTAGTCAGTGCAGTCCTCGCCCTGCGGGCTGCATCCATGCTTGGCATGTGCGAACTCCTGCTGTAgtgcaggaggggaaaaatcccCCCCGGGCATGGGGGGTCAGCAGGCACAAGGGTGCCGGCACCTGCAGCGTGGCTGCAGCACGGTGGAACGAAAAGCttcttgcagcagcagcacacgGAGGGTGATTTTTTTGCAAGAAGGACTTTGCAGGTGGCAGGTTCAGAGCGCGGTGGGCGTACGTGTGAtgtgggcgcccggccccgcaccaGCCTGGCAGCCGGCGTGGGCTTTGCCGGCTAAAAACGCCGTcccgctgctgcctgcagctcccgcAGGATGCTGGCAGCAGCCGTGGTCTGGGTGGCGAGGCTGCGCCTCGGCTGGGGCCCATCGTGGGGAAATGTTCTGGGACTCTGAAATTGGCTTTAGAGCGTTTTTTTTGACAGTGGGGACTAAGTTGTCTGCAGATGAGACCGGCTGCGAAGCCACGCAGAGGTGTCGggtcccctcctggctctgctgcggGGTGAGCCGATGGGCACGCTAGCCATCGGGCTGCCCAGAGCCGcccctctgctgctcttcacGGCATGGGTTTAGGCGGGGGGTCTGCGTGTGGTGTGGTTGGCTGGGAATGACCTCGGGGTGGTTTAAGACATCTCCTCCCTTGGAGAGTCACACGACGGGATGCTCGCTCTCATGGCGAGGGTGTGTTAGCTGAATAAGGGCAAGTTTAgctccatctttttttccccctccttggcTCGGAGCGCGGCGGTGGATGGCTGCGGGTCCTGCCTGCGGGCAGGGAACAGCAGGGTTTGGGTGATGGGCCCACAGCCCTAAGCACGAGGCTCACCCCTGGGGACGGAGTAcgggctctgccctgcagagcctttggttgggttttttttctccgcTCGGTCGAGCGGTGCTGTTCCCCGAGGAGCCCAGCGCCCTTGCCCGGCTTCCTACGGCCCCTCTGCTCTTGGAGCTGCCCCAGGGGTGTCTCAGAATAAGCTGGGGAGATGAAttaccttctctttccctcctttccatTTGTCATGACACCCTCCTGGCTCAGCTGCCATCAGAGCCTGGAAGCGGTAAGTCCCCGTTTTTTATCTCGTGCGTGCCATGCCCAGAGGAGTTGATGGATCTTGTGGCCGGGATCCTCACggtgctgcccagggaggggtgcAGAGCCGGGTGGCTTTTCTTACACCCCTGTGCCCTCACACCTCGtttttctctgttgcaggggAAGGAGATGCTGACGCAGAAGCTGCCACTGTGGCAGCAGTCCTGCTCGGATCCCAACAAGATCCCGGACCGCGCTATACAGCTGATGCAGCAGATGGCTGCCAGCAGCAATGGCACCATAATGCCCAGCCCTCTGTCTACATCCAAATCCAACCTCATCATCTCTGACCCCATCCCTGGTGCCAaacctctccctgtccccccggAGCTGGCACCTTTTGTAGGAGTAAGTATCTCCGTGGTGGAAGTTGTCCTGCCCTTCCGAGCAAAGCTGGAGGGACGAGCCCAGGCCGGTGTCACCGTTGTCCTCAGCAAGTTGCCTTTTGACGGACTGTCATtcatcatagaatcgcagaatggtttgggttggaagggaccttaaagatcatctcgttccagccccctgccctgggcagggacacctcccaccagcccaggttgctccaagccccgtccaacctggccttgaacccctccagggacagggcagccacagcttctctgggcaacctgggccagggtcccaccacccccatagtgaaaaatttctccctgagatctcatctaaatctaccctcctctAGTTTGAAGcccctgatcccgagtccctccccagctttcctggagcccctttaaggactggaaggggctctaaggtctccctggagccttctcttctccaggctgaacccccccagctctctcagcctgtcctcacagcagaggggctccagccctcccagcatctccggggcctgctctggccccgctccaacagctccgtgtccttctgctgttggtgccccagagctggaggcagcactgcagtggggtctcccagagcgcagcagaggggcagaatcactccCTTGACCTGCACAGGGATGGTTCCATGGCAACGCATACACGCGCCACTCTGGGACGCGGGAAGGAGCCTGGCATGGGGATGGGCAGCCTGTTGCATCCCACCCCGCCTGGGTTGCTGAGctctggaggagcaggagctccTGGGCCAGGGATCTGGGGAACCCATGAGCTGGGCTCACCTGGCCAGGCTCGTCCCAGTCAGGCTGGTCCCAGAGCTGTGACACTGTGACCCATGGGATGAAAAGACCCCTCAGAAATGGATCTCCCCCCTGAAGTGGGGGCACGAGCTGAGCAGTAGATCCCAGGAGGGGTCTATCAGGTGCAAGGCAGCTTGGAGCAGTAAAATACTGTAGAGGTGACCCCACTGCTCCCTCCAGAGCAGTTTGTCTCAGGTGGGGAACTACACCCAACAGGCTGAAGCTCTGCTCCGCTGCGAACCGCCTTCCCTGGAGCTGTGTCCCACTGCGGGGGCTGCGCTGGGATGCCCTAGTGAAGATGTTCCCcgtcttcccccccctcctctcctctttccgTAGCGCATGTCGGCACAGGAGGCCATGCCGGTGATGAACGGAGTCTCAGGCCCAGACAGTGACGGGTACAACCACTGGTCTGAGATGAAGCCAGCACAGCCCAAATCTTTATCTCCTCCCCAGCCTCAGAAGCAGCTGAGTGACTCTTACTCCAATACACTCCCAGTTCGCAAAAACGTGCCACCGAAAAACAGCTACGCATCAGGTGAGGCTCCATCCTCCGCTCCGGGGGGGCTCCtggggtgccagggtgctggCTGTGCCAGTCGCAGCCGCGGTGAGCGGGGTCGTCGGGGatgctggtggtggggggggcaGTGACCAGCAGCATCTCTCCGGTGTCAAGTGCTACTGGTGCCTGTGGATCAGGTGTTAGGAAATGAGCGGAGCCGGGTTTTCGGCTGGGTGGGCTTTCAACCCGTGGGCAAGATTTCCCGGAGGGAAAATCTTGAGGAATCTCACACAGGGAGGCTGCTCCCTTTGCCGTGGACAGCGTGTGATGCCAAGACCAGCGGTCGGATCCAGCACCTTATTAGGGGGGAAGGTTCGAGTCAAAAACTGAACGTTTTATTGGCACCTGGGGTAAAATAAGCAAGGTCAGGGACCTGCCCGTGCCTGGGTTTGGTGCGGGGTGAAGGACCTGGGGCACTCCTTGGTCTCTGTCTCCCACCAGCCGAAAACAAGACGCTGCCGCGCTCCAGCTCCATGGCCGCAGGGCTCGAGAGGAACGGCAGGACGCGGGTGCAGGCCATTTTCTCTCACGCTGCCGGAGATAACAGCACCCTCCTGAGCTTCAAGGAGGGTGACCTCATCACGCTGCTGGTGCCGGAGGCCAGGGACGGCTGGCACTACGGAGAGAGcgagaaaacaaaaatgtgagTGCCGTGGCCATCCCCGTGAACCGCTGGACCCCGGGTGCGGCCTCTCCGGGGTCCTCCATGAATAAACGCAGTTTTGGCTTcatcccctgcctttgcctttcagGAGGGGCTGGTTTCCTTTCTCCTACACGCGAGTCCTCGACAGCGACGGCAGCGAGCGGGTCCATGCGAGGTAGGAGCATCGTGCTGGGTGCCGTCCCGGGTgggtccctgctccctccccaaagcagggttGTGGGCTTGGGAAGGGAACGCTCCGCTTCCCCCAGACACGATGCCTGTCCTTAGGAATAGCACCCAGCACAGGCGGGTGGCACCTGGCTCGGGGGGAGGTTTGGCCGTGGGGTGGACGGGCAACCTGGGGGTCTCAGCCCGGGGTGGGCTGGTGCTGATGTCTCTGCTctggctccccccgcccccccccgcagcctgcagcaagggaagagcagcagcaccgGCAACCTGCTGGACAAAGACGACATCGCCATCCCGCCGCCCGACTACGGCATGGCCTCCCAGGCCTTCCCGGCGCAAGGCGTCAACACCTTCAAGCAGAGGCCGTACAGCGTGGCCGTGCCCGCCTTCTCCCAGGTGAGCCCGCGGGGCAGCGGGGGCTTCTCTcgctttggggtgggggggatttttttttttttttttttttttatttttatttttatatataaccGGGAGATGCTTGAGCCAAAGCCTCTGCGGTGACCCGGGTGTCTGCGGCGTCTCCGTCCCACCTGCGGTTTTAAAGCAGGAGAATGAAATGTGTTAAAGCGCGTTCTCGGTCTTGGCGTGGTGCAGACCGCGTGGCGGGGCAGGAGGGCTGCTCTCCAACCTCTCTTCGTTGTTTGTAGGACTACCTAATGCCCTATGGGTGTGCAATTAAAGACTATTCCAGTGGCCTCTGCCAACCACCCTCCGCTCACTACAAGCCTTACACTAGGTCGACCGCTGTAAGTCCGAACGCACACAATGTTTCCCTTGGGATTTACGAGCAGTTTGGCTGTTTTTGCCTGGGGACCCGTGTGCCTTGCCCATGGCCTCATCTCCTGCTGAGCATCTCTCCTGGGGAGAAGGGACGGGGGatgcagggaggcagcgggagaGGAGAGCAGCGGACGGGGAGGACCGGCCAATTTGGCGGAACGGGCAAGGCACAGGGAGCCAGTGGCACAAAACGGCACCGTAAACCCCCAAAGGACAACACTTGCCAACTCCATGGGAGcctcccaccagaaacaggctgTTCACAGGCAGCTGGAAGCGTTTTCTCTGGCACGTGCCAATTCAAGCCAGAGACGGTCCCGTGGGGACACcggggtgagtggggctggggcagaCCCTCTCCAGGTCTCCCCGCTCCAGCGGTTGTCCAAACCAAGCTCGGGGCCTCTCAGATAAGGAGTTGGGGAGGATGCATGTGTGGATGAGATCAGCTTAACCCAGGAGCCACTGGCATGGTGGGATGAGCCATGTTGCCTTCCCCAGGGCGCTTGGCACATGCTGGCATGTAGGGAGAGGATGAGGAGAGGGAGCGGTGGCTGTGTGGCACCTGACCCTTTGGCTGGGCGCTCCAGAGGGGCGGCAGCTCCAGCCGGGGTCTGGCCCCTCTGCAGGAGACGGGACAAGCGCAGCCCCACTTGCCGTTTGCTGGGTTTTCccagcagggtttgctgctggATTTGGGGTTTCGTGGTTGGGAATGTTCCTAGGATGGGGGGAATGTGGGTCAATGATCCCTGGTGTGTGGCCAGCTTGGACACCACCAACTCCCAGTCCTTCCTGGAGCAGTCCCGTGTTTGTCatggagagcagagctgctccgtGGCCATATCCCAGGGCAGGTCCTCGCCTGGGGAGTGACATCCTCAAGGGACATCCTCTGAGCCCAGTCCCTGTCTGCTCCTTGGACCCCTGCAGTCCTTCCCTGCTGCAAACGCCGTTCGGTACCGGCTACAGGAGAAAATGGTCCAAAACCCTGTGTGTTTCTGGTGGGAGTTAATACAGACAAACACCACTTTCCACAGAACATCTCACTGGTGTCTCTCAGACCTGTGTGATCCCTTTCTGGGTGTCTCGTATCTCAAAAGTGGCTGGAGCTCTGTGCCAcagtggggctgggcagagcagaCCGGAGATCTCCCGGCTCTCGCTTTCCCTTGTCTCGCCAGAATAAAGTCCTGCTCCGAAGAGAGTGGTGCAACTTTACTCTCCGCTGTCTAAATCCCATTTAAATCATCTCCATatctccctttcctctccaaaTGCATTGGCTCTCAGCCCCGGCATCCCTGGGTCCCGATGCACTTTGGTCTGTTCATGTGACCCCCCCAGTGGCACCTGAGCGGGCACAGCCGCGTCCCCCACCCTCACCgtgcttcctcccctcctctccgcAGGGTCTCGACGACTACGGGACGAGGTCCGTCAGCAGGTAAGACTTCGCCTTCCTGTCACGTTACCTGAAAGTGAACTGTTGGTGTTGGCTCTGGGCGAAGCCGTGGTGCCGTGTCCCCATGGGGGTACCTGCGCAGGCTCCCCGGGGGACAGGTGGTGGCTGGGATGGGGCCGTGCGGTGGGGGACGCGGTGCGGGGTCTCGTCTGTGAGCTCGAAGGGacccagcacctcctggggagAGCAGGTCCTGGGGCCAGCCCCTGCGTCCCCGACGTCACACCCCGCCGGGGCTTTTGCATCTCCTGAGAGAGTCGCATCTCCCCACCCTCGTCTGGGCTCGTGCCCGGGTAGCGAGGGAGAGTGTGCGCTCTCGGGCTCTTTCCCAcccggcagctcctccatccccgTTCCCTCTGCCTTGGAGCCGCCCCGTGTCTCGTTGTTGGGGGTAACCCCCAAACCCACAGGCACGGGCTGCGAGCGAAGCGGTGCCAGGCAGGGGCCGAGCTGGCCGCCCCGCTCCGTGGCAGGCGTGCGGTGCTGCTGCCGGTCCCCGTGTCGCCGTGCCGGGGAGCCGGGCTCCTGGGCGCCGTGTTGCCCCGCGGCGCGCGCCGGCAGTCCCGGCCACTCTGGCAGTCTCCTGTGCTTTGTTCCGCAGCGGCAGTGGCAGTTTGGTATCAACAGTGTGAGGACACCTTGGCTAGCGGCAGCCCCTTGCTGCTTGGAAGagctttctgcttctttcctcccttttttttttctttccccctcgtTTCTCTTTCTCTACTTCTTTTGGATTTTAAACTCTTGTGATCTTCAAGGAAACCATGGTGCTTCTCCACCCCTCCCCGGTGTTCACAGTGCCCTTGTTTCTGAAGCCTTTTCAGAGCAGAAACTGCCGATCGGTCTGTGCTCGCTTTGAAGCAGCCTGGATGCAGTTTACACTTTAGTGGGACCCACTTTTTGTACTCCTGTGTGAATGTTAGCGATGCACTATCCCTCCTC from Rissa tridactyla isolate bRisTri1 chromosome 15, bRisTri1.patW.cur.20221130, whole genome shotgun sequence includes the following:
- the BAIAP2 gene encoding brain-specific angiogenesis inhibitor 1-associated protein 2 isoform X6, whose protein sequence is MVLPGPPAMSRSEEVHRLTENVYKTIMEQFNPSLRNFISMGKTYEKALASMTYAAKGYFDALVKMGELASESQGSKELGDVLFQMAEVHRQIQNQLEEMLKSFHNELLTQLEQKVELDSRYLSAALKKYQTEQRSKGDSLDKCQAELKKLRKKSQGSKNPQKYSDKELQYIEAISNKQGELENYVSDGYKTALTEERRRFCFLVEKQCAVAKSAITYHAKGKEMLTQKLPLWQQSCSDPNKIPDRAIQLMQQMAASSNGTIMPSPLSTSKSNLIISDPIPGAKPLPVPPELAPFVGPQKQLSDSYSNTLPVRKNVPPKNSYASAENKTLPRSSSMAAGLERNGRTRVQAIFSHAAGDNSTLLSFKEGDLITLLVPEARDGWHYGESEKTKMRGWFPFSYTRVLDSDGSERVHASLQQGKSSSTGNLLDKDDIAIPPPDYGMASQAFPAQGVNTFKQRPYSVAVPAFSQGLDDYGTRSVSRNPFANVQLKPTVTNDRSAPLIS
- the BAIAP2 gene encoding brain-specific angiogenesis inhibitor 1-associated protein 2 isoform X5, which translates into the protein MVLPGPPAMSRSEEVHRLTENVYKTIMEQFNPSLRNFISMGKTYEKALASMTYAAKGYFDALVKMGELASESQGSKELGDVLFQMAEVHRQIQNQLEEMAALKKYQTEQRSKGDSLDKCQAELKKLRKKSQGSKNPQKYSDKELQYIEAISNKQGELENYVSDGYKTALTEERRRFCFLVEKQCAVAKSAITYHAKGKEMLTQKLPLWQQSCSDPNKIPDRAIQLMQQMAASSNGTIMPSPLSTSKSNLIISDPIPGAKPLPVPPELAPFVGRMSAQEAMPVMNGVSGPDSDGYNHWSEMKPAQPKSLSPPQPQKQLSDSYSNTLPVRKNVPPKNSYASAENKTLPRSSSMAAGLERNGRTRVQAIFSHAAGDNSTLLSFKEGDLITLLVPEARDGWHYGESEKTKMRGWFPFSYTRVLDSDGSERVHASLQQGKSSSTGNLLDKDDIAIPPPDYGMASQAFPAQGVNTFKQRPYSVAVPAFSQGLDDYGTRSVSRNPFANVQLKPTVTNDRSAPLIS
- the BAIAP2 gene encoding brain-specific angiogenesis inhibitor 1-associated protein 2 isoform X1, whose product is MVLPGPPAMSRSEEVHRLTENVYKTIMEQFNPSLRNFISMGKTYEKALASMTYAAKGYFDALVKMGELASESQGSKELGDVLFQMAEVHRQIQNQLEEMLKSFHNELLTQLEQKVELDSRYLSAALKKYQTEQRSKGDSLDKCQAELKKLRKKSQGSKNPQKYSDKELQYIEAISNKQGELENYVSDGYKTALTEERRRFCFLVEKQCAVAKSAITYHAKGKEMLTQKLPLWQQSCSDPNKIPDRAIQLMQQMAASSNGTIMPSPLSTSKSNLIISDPIPGAKPLPVPPELAPFVGRMSAQEAMPVMNGVSGPDSDGYNHWSEMKPAQPKSLSPPQPQKQLSDSYSNTLPVRKNVPPKNSYASAENKTLPRSSSMAAGLERNGRTRVQAIFSHAAGDNSTLLSFKEGDLITLLVPEARDGWHYGESEKTKMRGWFPFSYTRVLDSDGSERVHASLQQGKSSSTGNLLDKDDIAIPPPDYGMASQAFPAQGVNTFKQRPYSVAVPAFSQGLDDYGTRSVSRNPFANVQLKPTVTNDRSAPLIS
- the BAIAP2 gene encoding brain-specific angiogenesis inhibitor 1-associated protein 2 isoform X7; translation: MVLPGPPAMSRSEEVHRLTENVYKTIMEQFNPSLRNFISMGKTYEKALASMTYAAKGYFDALVKMGELASESQGSKELGDVLFQMAEVHRQIQNQLEEMLKSFHNELLTQLEQKVELDSRYLSAALKKYQTEQRSKGDSLDKCQAELKKLRKKSQGSKNPQKYSDKELQYIEAISNKQGELENYVSDGYKTALTEERRRFCFLVEKQCAVAKSAITYHAKGKEMLTQKLPLWQQSCSDPNKIPDRAIQLMQQMAASSNGTIMPSPLSTSKSNLIISDPIPGAKPLPVPPELAPFVGPQKQLSDSYSNTLPVRKNVPPKNSYASAENKTLPRSSSMAAGLERNGRTRVQAIFSHAAGDNSTLLSFKEGDLITLLVPEARDGWHYGESEKTKMRGWFPFSYTRVLDSDGSERVHASLQQGKSSSTGNLLDKDDIAIPPPDYGMASQAFPAQGVNTFKQRPYSVAVPAFSQGLDDYGTRSVSSGSGSLVSTV
- the BAIAP2 gene encoding brain-specific angiogenesis inhibitor 1-associated protein 2 isoform X2 encodes the protein MVLPGPPAMSRSEEVHRLTENVYKTIMEQFNPSLRNFISMGKTYEKALASMTYAAKGYFDALVKMGELASESQGSKELGDVLFQMAEVHRQIQNQLEEMLKSFHNELLTQLEQKVELDSRYLSAALKKYQTEQRSKGDSLDKCQAELKKLRKKSQGSKNPQKYSDKELQYIEAISNKQGELENYVSDGYKTALTEERRRFCFLVEKQCAVAKSAITYHAKGKEMLTQKLPLWQQSCSDPNKIPDRAIQLMQQMAASSNGTIMPSPLSTSKSNLIISDPIPGAKPLPVPPELAPFVGRMSAQEAMPVMNGVSGPDSDGYNHWSEMKPAQPKSLSPPQPQKQLSDSYSNTLPVRKNVPPKNSYASAENKTLPRSSSMAAGLERNGRTRVQAIFSHAAGDNSTLLSFKEGDLITLLVPEARDGWHYGESEKTKMRGWFPFSYTRVLDSDGSERVHASLQQGKSSSTGNLLDKDDIAIPPPDYGMASQAFPAQGVNTFKQRPYSVAVPAFSQGLDDYGTRSVSRGRSASWCPPTCLLFPLQPRC
- the BAIAP2 gene encoding brain-specific angiogenesis inhibitor 1-associated protein 2 isoform X8, producing the protein MVLPGPPAMSRSEEVHRLTENVYKTIMEQFNPSLRNFISMGKTYEKALASMTYAAKGYFDALVKMGELASESQGSKELGDVLFQMAEVHRQIQNQLEEMLKSFHNELLTQLEQKVELDSRYLSAALKKYQTEQRSKGDSLDKCQAELKKLRKKSQGSKNPQKYSDKELQYIEAISNKQGELENYVSDGYKTALTEERRRFCFLVEKQCAVAKSAITYHAKGKEMLTQKLPLWQQSCSDPNKIPDRAIQLMQQMAASSNGTIMPSPLSTSKSNLIISDPIPGAKPLPVPPELAPFVGRMSAQEAMPVMNGVSGPDSDGYNHWSEMKPAQPKSLSPPQPQKQLSDSYSNTLPVRKNVPPKNSYASAENKTLPRSSSMAAGLERNGRTRVQAIFSHAAGDNSTLLSFKEGDLITLLVPEARDGWHYGESEKTKMRGWFPFSYTRVLDSDGSERVHASLQQGKSSSTGNLLDKDDIAIPPPDYGMASQAFPAQGVNTFKQRPYSVAVPAFSQDYLMPYGCAIKDYSSGLCQPPSAHYKPYTRSTAGLDDYGTRSVSRNPFANVQLKPTVTNDRSAPLIS
- the BAIAP2 gene encoding brain-specific angiogenesis inhibitor 1-associated protein 2 isoform X3, with protein sequence MVLPGPPAMSRSEEVHRLTENVYKTIMEQFNPSLRNFISMGKTYEKALASMTYAAKGYFDALVKMGELASESQGSKELGDVLFQMAEVHRQIQNQLEEMLKSFHNELLTQLEQKVELDSRYLSAALKKYQTEQRSKGDSLDKCQAELKKLRKKSQGSKNPQKYSDKELQYIEAISNKQGELENYVSDGYKTALTEERRRFCFLVEKQCAVAKSAITYHAKGKEMLTQKLPLWQQSCSDPNKIPDRAIQLMQQMAASSNGTIMPSPLSTSKSNLIISDPIPGAKPLPVPPELAPFVGRMSAQEAMPVMNGVSGPDSDGYNHWSEMKPAQPKSLSPPQPQKQLSDSYSNTLPVRKNVPPKNSYASAENKTLPRSSSMAAGLERNGRTRVQAIFSHAAGDNSTLLSFKEGDLITLLVPEARDGWHYGESEKTKMRGWFPFSYTRVLDSDGSERVHASLQQGKSSSTGNLLDKDDIAIPPPDYGMASQAFPAQGVNTFKQRPYSVAVPAFSQGLDDYGTRSVSSGSGSLVSTV
- the BAIAP2 gene encoding brain-specific angiogenesis inhibitor 1-associated protein 2 isoform X4 — translated: MVLPGPPAMSRSEEVHRLTENVYKTIMEQFNPSLRNFISMGKTYEKALASMTYAAKGYFDALVKMGELASESQGSKELGDVLFQMAEVHRQIQNQLEEMLKSFHNELLTQLEQKVELDSRYLSAALKKYQTEQRSKGDSLDKCQAELKKLRKKSQGSKNPQKYSDKELQYIEAISNKQGELENYVSDGYKTALTEERRRFCFLVEKQCAVAKSAITYHAKGKEMLTQKLPLWQQSCSDPNKIPDRAIQLMQQMAASSNGTIMPSPLSTSKSNLIISDPIPGAKPLPVPPELAPFVGRMSAQEAMPVMNGVSGPDSDGYNHWSEMKPAQPKSLSPPQPQKQLSDSYSNTLPVRKNVPPKNSYASAENKTLPRSSSMAAGLERNGRTRVQAIFSHAAGDNSTLLSFKEGDLITLLVPEARDGWHYGESEKTKMRGWFPFSYTRVLDSDGSERVHASLQQGKSSSTGNLLDKDDIAIPPPDYGMASQAFPAQGVNTFKQRPYSVAVPAFSQGLDDYGTRSVSSPDVEVARF